From one Bacteroides fragilis NCTC 9343 genomic stretch:
- a CDS encoding GNAT family N-acetyltransferase: MEEYEVIHRPERNRFELEKNGMTAFVEYEVEDGALDIMHTIVPPPLEGKGIAAALVEATYKYASAQGLKPKATCSYAVAWLKRHPAE; the protein is encoded by the coding sequence ATGGAAGAATATGAAGTAATTCACCGCCCGGAGCGGAATCGTTTTGAATTGGAGAAGAATGGAATGACTGCCTTTGTGGAATATGAAGTCGAAGATGGAGCACTGGATATTATGCACACTATCGTACCTCCTCCCTTGGAAGGAAAGGGAATTGCGGCCGCACTGGTAGAAGCGACTTATAAATATGCCTCTGCGCAGGGGTTGAAGCCCAAAGCAACGTGTTCGTATGCCGTCGCATGGCTGAAACGGCATCCGGCGGAATAA
- a CDS encoding TIGR01777 family oxidoreductase, with the protein MNIAISGASGFIGKHLTEYLTEAGHRVVPLGRPMFREGTSGHLIQALSHCDVIINLAGAPIGKRWTPEYKKELYDSRIKVTHCIIRAMDAVKTKPRLMISASAVGYYPEEGTFDEYTNTRGSGFLAELCYAWEKEARRCPSQTRLVITRFGIVLSPDGGAMEQMLRPLRITRVAGVIGPGTQPFPWIAIQDLCRAMEFIIRHEEASGVFNLVAPQQVSQYAFTQAMAARYHAWMKVVVPRWFFRMRYGEAASFLASGQNVRPTRLLEAGFRFAKPTIEDFFEGTDHAVVDRLDLHRYMGTWYEIARFDHRFERGLSEVTATYTLMPDGTVRVENRGCKHKKPYDVCKTAEGRAKIPDPSQPGKLKVSFFLSFYSDYYVLELDQDEYNYALIGSSSDKYLWILSRAPILPEEIKKKLLDAATRRGYDVKKLIWVEQREKKIM; encoded by the coding sequence ATGAATATAGCAATAAGCGGGGCCTCCGGTTTTATAGGCAAGCATCTTACAGAGTACCTTACAGAAGCGGGACACCGGGTAGTCCCTCTGGGGAGGCCTATGTTCCGTGAAGGCACATCGGGGCATTTAATTCAGGCTCTGTCACATTGCGATGTTATCATCAATCTGGCAGGAGCACCCATTGGCAAGCGGTGGACACCGGAATACAAAAAAGAACTTTATGACAGCCGGATTAAGGTGACGCACTGCATCATCCGGGCAATGGATGCAGTAAAGACGAAGCCGCGGTTAATGATTTCCGCCTCTGCCGTAGGATATTATCCAGAGGAGGGTACATTCGATGAATATACCAATACCCGGGGAAGTGGCTTTCTGGCGGAACTTTGTTATGCATGGGAGAAAGAAGCCCGCCGTTGTCCGTCGCAGACAAGGCTGGTAATCACCCGCTTCGGCATTGTGCTGTCACCCGATGGCGGGGCGATGGAACAAATGCTTCGTCCCCTCCGGATAACGCGGGTAGCCGGTGTGATCGGTCCGGGTACACAGCCTTTCCCCTGGATTGCTATTCAGGATCTTTGTCGGGCGATGGAGTTTATTATCAGGCACGAAGAGGCAAGCGGAGTTTTCAACCTGGTGGCTCCGCAACAAGTTTCACAGTATGCATTTACTCAGGCAATGGCAGCACGCTATCATGCCTGGATGAAGGTGGTCGTACCGCGTTGGTTCTTCCGGATGCGATATGGTGAGGCAGCTTCCTTCCTGGCATCAGGACAGAATGTGCGTCCCACACGTTTGCTCGAGGCCGGCTTCCGCTTTGCGAAGCCGACGATAGAAGATTTCTTCGAAGGTACGGATCATGCTGTTGTAGATCGATTGGATTTGCACCGCTACATGGGTACGTGGTATGAGATAGCCCGTTTCGACCACCGTTTTGAGAGAGGATTATCGGAGGTGACGGCCACTTATACGCTGATGCCCGACGGGACGGTCCGTGTGGAGAACCGGGGATGTAAGCATAAGAAACCCTATGATGTTTGTAAGACAGCGGAAGGACGTGCTAAGATACCCGATCCGTCTCAACCGGGTAAACTGAAAGTATCGTTTTTCCTGTCTTTTTATTCAGACTATTATGTATTGGAATTAGATCAGGACGAATACAATTATGCTCTGATCGGTAGCAGTTCCGATAAATATTTATGGATACTGAGCCGTGCACCAATTTTGCCGGAAGAGATTAAGAAGAAGTTGCTGGATGCTGCCACCCGCAGGGGATATGATGTGAAGAAACTGATCTGGGTGGAGCAAAGAGAAAAAAAAATAATGTAG